Proteins encoded together in one Catellatospora citrea window:
- a CDS encoding helix-turn-helix domain-containing protein, with amino-acid sequence MIGSTRQDARLAEVRFLTVAEVATLMRVSKMTVYRLVHSGELSAVRVGRSFRVPEQAVQEYLRGAFSEQ; translated from the coding sequence ATGATCGGATCGACACGACAGGACGCACGACTGGCGGAGGTCAGATTCCTCACCGTCGCCGAGGTGGCGACCCTGATGCGGGTGTCGAAGATGACCGTCTACCGCCTGGTCCACTCGGGGGAGCTGTCCGCCGTCCGGGTCGGCCGCTCTTTCCGGGTCCCTGAGCAGGCGGTTCAGGAGTACCTGCGGGGTGCGTTCTCGGAGCAATAG
- a CDS encoding 30S ribosomal protein bS22 has translation MGSVVKKRRKRMAKKKHRKLLRKTRVQRRRLGK, from the coding sequence ATGGGCTCCGTGGTCAAGAAGCGCCGCAAGCGCATGGCGAAGAAGAAGCACCGCAAGCTGCTGCGCAAGACCCGCGTCCAGCGTCGTCGTCTCGGCAAGTGA